ATAGAGAATTTAATTCTTTTTGGGATAAAAGAAAAAACACTCCTTGGTGACCAGAAGGCTGTATCTCAATTAAGAGATTTTTTAGTAGAAAAAGGTATTAAAGAAAGAAACACAATTAAAGATAAAGAAACAGGTTTTTATACCATAGAGGTAAGTATAAATGGTCATTTGTCCCTAATAGACAGCAACTTGGTAAACTCTTTTGATTATCAGAAATGTTTCAGTTTAAGAAAAAAACTTATGTTAAATTCCCCTCCTCCCTATTTTATTCACAAAAATGGCCAAGAGATAAAAGTAGAATCAGAGAAATTACTCTGGTTGACCATTTTAGAGGAAGTGAAAAAAGGTTATGTAATTCAACGTTACAAAGGTCTGGGTGAAATGAATCCTGAACAGCTTTGGGAAACCACCATGAATCCCAAAAAGAGGGTGTTACTTCAAGTGACTATCCAAAATGCGGCTATGGCAGATGAGCTGTTTAGTGTCTTG
This sequence is a window from Bacillus sp. (in: firmicutes). Protein-coding genes within it:
- a CDS encoding DNA gyrase subunit B → IENLILFGIKEKTLLGDQKAVSQLRDFLVEKGIKERNTIKDKETGFYTIEVSINGHLSLIDSNLVNSFDYQKCFSLRKKLMLNSPPPYFIHKNGQEIKVESEKLLWLTILEEVKKGYVIQRYKGLGEMNPEQLWETTMNPKKRVLLQVTIQNAAMADELFSVLMGEAVEPRREFIQTHALEASRLDI